The Corynebacterium poyangense genome includes a window with the following:
- a CDS encoding hemolysin family protein — MDIVISILALLGFVLLTASTGFFVAIEFALTGLERSTVENHAAQKGDRRARAVLRDFQNLSFVLSGAQLGITVTTLATGFLAEPVLARFFTPLLLLLGLNEVSTTAIALVLALIIATLLSMVFGELVPKNIAITMPLATARFVAPPVNVFNRGCAWFIKLLNASANALVRKLGFEPADELASARSAQELGALVRHSVEAGDFDANTAQVLDRSLQFGETTAEELMTPRSTVDFLDASDTVDQLIRLAQESGHSRFPVADSDLDQPIGVVHIKDAFSVPREQRSTVTVNILAREIKSVPASLDGDSVLNAVRSAGSQLVLVADEYGGIAGLVTIEDVVEEILGEVYDEHDDSEAERDFQQFGSSWEVSGLVRVDELDDAIGYTAPEGPYETVGGLIMSAMGKIPDVGDVVLLPVSEHQLRAEFESGISGRWIARVTVMEDRRIDKVVFSPISHQEAKDYQ, encoded by the coding sequence ATGGACATAGTGATAAGTATCCTCGCACTGCTAGGTTTCGTGCTGCTTACCGCCAGCACCGGTTTTTTTGTGGCAATTGAATTTGCTCTCACCGGTCTAGAACGATCCACGGTAGAAAACCACGCAGCACAGAAGGGTGATCGGAGAGCCCGCGCGGTGTTGAGGGATTTTCAGAACCTCTCCTTTGTACTTTCCGGCGCTCAGCTAGGAATTACCGTGACGACCTTGGCTACAGGTTTCCTGGCTGAACCGGTCCTCGCCCGGTTTTTTACCCCGTTACTTCTCCTCCTAGGCCTCAACGAGGTATCTACCACGGCAATTGCCCTAGTTCTCGCATTAATCATCGCAACATTGTTGTCGATGGTATTTGGGGAATTAGTGCCAAAAAATATTGCTATCACCATGCCCCTAGCCACAGCTCGGTTTGTGGCTCCGCCGGTGAATGTCTTCAACCGGGGATGTGCGTGGTTTATTAAATTGCTCAATGCTTCAGCTAATGCTCTGGTTCGGAAGCTCGGTTTCGAACCAGCTGATGAGCTTGCCTCGGCCCGGTCGGCCCAAGAATTAGGTGCCTTAGTTCGTCACTCTGTTGAGGCTGGAGATTTTGATGCCAATACGGCACAAGTTTTGGACCGATCCTTACAATTTGGTGAAACAACGGCTGAGGAATTGATGACTCCGCGCTCTACCGTGGATTTCCTCGATGCCTCGGACACTGTTGATCAGTTAATACGCTTGGCCCAAGAATCAGGGCATTCCCGCTTCCCGGTTGCGGACTCTGATTTAGACCAACCCATCGGGGTGGTTCACATTAAAGACGCTTTCTCCGTTCCCAGAGAGCAACGCTCCACAGTTACCGTCAATATTCTAGCTAGGGAGATTAAATCAGTACCTGCAAGTCTCGATGGTGACTCTGTCTTAAACGCCGTTCGTTCGGCAGGCTCGCAGTTAGTTCTGGTCGCCGATGAATACGGAGGCATTGCTGGTCTCGTGACTATCGAAGACGTCGTCGAGGAAATCCTCGGTGAGGTCTATGACGAACATGATGATTCCGAAGCCGAGCGTGACTTCCAACAATTTGGTTCTAGCTGGGAGGTTTCCGGGCTAGTCCGAGTGGATGAATTAGATGATGCAATTGGCTACACCGCCCCAGAGGGCCCCTATGAAACTGTTGGCGGATTAATCATGTCTGCCATGGGCAAAATTCCCGACGTCGGCGATGTGGTCCTGCTTCCAGTCTCCGAGCACCAATTACGCGCCGAATTTGAATCAGGGATTTCCGGACGATGGATAGCGCGGGTAACGGTGATGGAAGATCGCCGCATTGACAAAGTAGTCTTTTCCCCGATTAGTCACCAGGAGGCGAAGGATTACCAGTGA
- the gndA gene encoding NADP-dependent phosphogluconate dehydrogenase — MSTEQNLAQIGVVGLAVMGSNLARNFAHKGHTVAVYNRSTSKTDKLISDHGEEGNFIPSATIEEFVASLERPRRAIIMVQAGKATDAVIEQLADAMEPGDIIIDGGNALYTDTIRREKEISARGLHFVGAGISGGEEGALHGPAIMPGGPAESYEALGPLLESIAAKVDGTPCVTHIGPDGAGHFVKMVHNGIEYADMQVIGEAYHLLRYAAGMEPSEIADVFREWNSGDLDSYLVEITAEVLSQVDSETQRPLIDVIVDSAGQKGTGRWTVKAALDLGIATTGIGEAVFARALSGAQRQRAATCQALPSGAVETFDDLGIDKADFVEDVRRALYASKLVAYSQGFDEIKAGSEEHNWNVDPRDLAMIWRGGCIIRAQFLNRISEAYDHNPEVESLLLDPYFHQEMENLVDSWRRVVVAATRLGLPVPVFSSSLSYYDSLRAERLPAALIQGQRDFFGAHTYQRVDKPGRFHTLWSADRSEIEV, encoded by the coding sequence GTTATGGGCTCTAATCTTGCCCGAAACTTCGCTCACAAAGGCCATACCGTTGCGGTCTATAATCGCAGTACCTCTAAGACCGATAAATTAATTTCAGACCACGGTGAAGAAGGCAATTTCATCCCTTCAGCCACTATCGAAGAATTTGTTGCTTCGCTGGAGCGCCCGCGCCGCGCCATCATCATGGTTCAAGCGGGGAAAGCCACGGATGCGGTGATTGAGCAATTAGCTGACGCAATGGAGCCCGGCGACATTATTATCGATGGTGGCAATGCTTTATATACCGACACCATCCGCCGGGAAAAAGAGATTTCGGCTCGCGGTCTGCATTTTGTGGGTGCCGGAATATCGGGTGGTGAAGAAGGCGCCCTTCACGGCCCGGCTATTATGCCCGGAGGTCCGGCAGAATCTTATGAAGCTTTAGGCCCGTTACTAGAATCTATTGCCGCTAAGGTGGACGGAACTCCCTGCGTCACTCATATTGGCCCAGATGGCGCCGGGCACTTTGTGAAAATGGTTCACAACGGTATTGAATACGCCGATATGCAGGTTATTGGCGAAGCCTATCATTTGCTCCGCTATGCCGCTGGTATGGAACCCTCAGAGATTGCCGACGTGTTCCGGGAATGGAATTCCGGGGATCTTGATTCTTATCTTGTTGAGATTACCGCTGAAGTGTTATCCCAGGTTGATTCAGAAACCCAGCGTCCATTGATCGATGTCATTGTGGACTCAGCTGGGCAAAAGGGTACGGGGCGTTGGACAGTGAAAGCCGCTCTGGATCTGGGCATAGCTACTACTGGGATCGGCGAAGCCGTCTTCGCCCGCGCCCTTTCTGGTGCTCAACGTCAACGCGCCGCCACCTGCCAAGCTCTCCCCAGCGGAGCGGTAGAAACCTTCGATGACTTAGGCATTGATAAAGCAGACTTCGTTGAAGATGTGCGACGCGCACTCTACGCTTCCAAGCTAGTCGCCTACTCCCAAGGCTTTGATGAAATTAAAGCTGGTTCTGAAGAACATAATTGGAATGTGGATCCGCGAGACCTCGCCATGATCTGGCGTGGCGGCTGCATCATTCGCGCTCAGTTCCTCAATCGCATCTCTGAAGCCTATGACCATAATCCCGAGGTGGAGTCGCTCCTTCTTGATCCTTATTTCCACCAAGAAATGGAAAATCTCGTAGATTCGTGGCGTCGAGTCGTCGTCGCAGCCACTCGCCTAGGTTTACCCGTTCCGGTGTTTTCTTCCTCCCTGTCCTACTATGATTCTCTTCGAGCAGAACGTTTACCGGCTGCTCTTATTCAAGGTCAGCGGGACTTCTTTGGCGCTCACACCTATCAGCGGGTAGATAAGCCAGGGCGGTTCCACACCCTGTGGTCCGCTGATCGATCCGAAATCGAAGTATAG
- a CDS encoding hemolysin family protein — MSIFTTILLIGALLLGNAFFVAGEFAMISSRRDRLESLISQGKSSARKALFAVEHLSIVLAGMQLGITICSLILGKVAEPAIAHYIEEPFTALGVPSSLIHPISFVIALVIITFLHILFGEMVPKNIAIAGPETLAMWLAPGVILWMKLTRPGIEFMNWSARITLKLFGIEQKDELDSTVDQEQLASMIAESRSEGLLDAEEHARLSKALKSENRSVKEVMIPTDQVRCIPNGKGGPLLLDLEKAVVETGFSRFPVRAANSSYVGYVHIKDVLDRIGTASAQDRIPAHQIRPLIIVQSDAAMDEALHKLHLKSAHMAQVRDHSGKLLGIITLEDLIEEYVGTVSDWTHEQT, encoded by the coding sequence GTGAGTATTTTCACGACAATTCTGCTTATTGGTGCGCTACTACTAGGTAATGCTTTCTTCGTAGCGGGAGAATTCGCCATGATTTCTTCTCGTCGAGATCGCCTAGAATCTCTCATCAGCCAAGGGAAAAGCAGTGCTCGAAAAGCGCTCTTTGCGGTCGAACATCTTTCCATCGTGCTCGCCGGAATGCAGTTGGGAATCACTATCTGCTCTTTGATTCTGGGTAAAGTCGCAGAGCCAGCTATCGCACATTATATTGAGGAACCCTTTACTGCCTTAGGGGTTCCTTCTTCCTTAATTCATCCCATCTCCTTTGTCATCGCCCTAGTCATCATCACCTTCCTCCACATTCTCTTCGGTGAAATGGTGCCTAAGAACATCGCTATTGCAGGACCAGAAACTCTAGCCATGTGGCTTGCCCCTGGGGTGATTTTGTGGATGAAGCTGACCCGACCTGGTATTGAATTCATGAACTGGTCAGCGCGAATTACTTTGAAACTGTTTGGTATCGAGCAAAAAGATGAACTTGATTCCACTGTGGACCAAGAACAGTTGGCCAGTATGATCGCTGAGTCACGTTCTGAGGGGCTGTTGGATGCGGAAGAACATGCTCGACTTTCTAAAGCCTTAAAGTCCGAGAATCGCTCGGTCAAAGAAGTGATGATTCCGACGGATCAGGTGCGTTGTATTCCTAATGGGAAAGGCGGACCTCTATTGCTTGATCTGGAAAAAGCAGTAGTGGAGACTGGTTTTTCACGGTTTCCGGTTCGAGCAGCTAATAGTTCCTATGTCGGCTATGTTCATATCAAAGATGTCCTTGATCGAATTGGAACAGCCAGCGCCCAGGACCGAATTCCCGCTCACCAAATCCGGCCGCTCATCATTGTGCAGTCGGATGCTGCCATGGATGAGGCTCTGCATAAATTGCACCTCAAATCAGCACACATGGCTCAAGTTCGTGACCACTCCGGCAAACTTCTCGGGATTATTACCTTGGAAGATTTAATCGAAGAATACGTGGGAACAGTTTCTGACTGGACACACGAACAGACTTAA
- a CDS encoding DEAD/DEAH box helicase, giving the protein MSSFKDLGLTLALCQSLSKAGLREPFPIQTQTIPDILSGCDVLAKGPTGSGKTFAFGLPILSLLAGAPSLPGHPRALILAPTRELSQQILDSLSPHAAAVGLRMVAVIGGVPLAKDRRLLAAPVDVLIATPGRAIDLVNHGLIHLDQVAITVLDEADEMSDQGFLPQVRTLLEGTPQQSQRLLFSATLDEDITEIVRRFLHDPQEHTCTENASQNDQKRYVVFRVNNARERQHILARIATRQGQSVCFVRTRHSVERQRAALQRYGISVSALSGAQTQRQRQDALDGFRTKRSNMLIATDIAARGIDIPQMDLIVHLEPPQDLKSFIHRSGRTARAGSYGTVVMMCLPKQVSVLHQVLGQAQVKASWYEVHPRSPELERILGAMEFPSFTREPQRTPNRSTRTRRLNRNRRYFRKDAHKAR; this is encoded by the coding sequence GTGAGCAGCTTCAAGGACCTAGGATTAACGCTCGCACTGTGCCAAAGCTTGAGCAAAGCCGGCCTGCGCGAGCCTTTTCCCATTCAAACCCAGACCATTCCCGACATTCTTTCTGGCTGTGACGTATTAGCCAAAGGACCAACTGGGTCTGGTAAGACCTTTGCCTTCGGCCTTCCTATTCTCTCCCTGCTCGCTGGAGCGCCGTCTTTGCCAGGGCACCCTCGGGCGTTAATTCTTGCTCCCACCCGAGAGTTATCACAACAGATTCTTGATAGCCTCTCCCCTCATGCTGCAGCAGTAGGACTCCGCATGGTTGCTGTCATAGGCGGCGTCCCCTTAGCTAAGGATCGCCGGTTATTAGCCGCACCTGTCGATGTTCTTATCGCTACTCCTGGCCGGGCCATTGATCTAGTCAATCACGGCTTGATCCACCTTGACCAGGTTGCCATAACGGTTCTCGACGAAGCTGACGAAATGTCCGATCAGGGTTTTTTGCCCCAAGTAAGGACTCTATTAGAGGGCACCCCACAGCAGTCTCAACGACTGTTGTTTTCAGCCACCTTAGATGAGGACATCACCGAGATCGTTAGGAGGTTTCTCCACGATCCACAAGAACATACATGCACTGAGAACGCCTCTCAAAACGACCAGAAAAGATACGTCGTGTTTCGGGTTAACAATGCCCGCGAACGCCAGCACATCCTGGCTCGAATAGCAACACGACAAGGGCAAAGCGTTTGTTTTGTCAGGACTCGCCATAGCGTCGAACGTCAACGAGCCGCGCTTCAACGCTATGGGATTAGCGTCTCTGCTCTTTCTGGAGCGCAGACCCAAAGACAGCGACAAGATGCTCTGGACGGGTTTCGGACCAAGCGCAGTAATATGCTGATCGCGACTGATATTGCTGCACGTGGGATTGATATCCCTCAGATGGATCTGATTGTTCACCTTGAACCACCCCAGGACCTCAAGAGCTTTATTCATCGCTCCGGGCGGACCGCACGTGCTGGCTCCTACGGCACTGTGGTTATGATGTGCTTACCGAAGCAAGTTTCGGTGCTGCATCAAGTTTTAGGACAAGCGCAGGTGAAAGCCTCATGGTACGAGGTGCACCCTCGCTCCCCTGAACTTGAGCGCATTCTGGGTGCAATGGAGTTTCCTTCTTTCACCAGGGAACCTCAACGCACCCCAAATCGTTCTACTCGTACCAGGCGGTTGAACCGAAACCGCCGCTATTTTCGGAAAGATGCTCACAAGGCTCGGTAG